Proteins from a single region of Pithys albifrons albifrons isolate INPA30051 chromosome 10, PitAlb_v1, whole genome shotgun sequence:
- the NAA20 gene encoding N-alpha-acetyltransferase 20 isoform X2, whose translation MTTLRAFTCDDLFRFNNINLDPLTETYGIPFYLQYLAHWPEYFIVAEAPGGELMGYIMGKAEGSVAREEWHGHVTALSVAPEFRRLGLAAKLMELLEEISEKKGGFFVDLFVRVSNQVAVNMYKQLGYSVYRTVLEYYSASSGEPDEDAYDMRKALSRDTEKKSVIPLPHPVRPEDIE comes from the exons ATGACGACGCTCCGCGCCTTCACCTGCGACGACCTTTTCCGATTCAACAACAT CAACCTGGACCCGCTGACCGAGACC TATGGGATTCCCTTCTACCTGCAGTACCTGGCGCACTGGCCCGAGTACTTCATCGTGGCCGAGGCGCCCGGCGGGGAGCTGATGGGTTACA TCATGGGCAAAGCTGAAGGCTCCGTGGCCAGGGAAGAATGGCATGGACATGTGACCGCTCTCTCTGTTGCACCAGAATTTCGACGTCTGGGTTTGGCTGCTAAATTGATGGAGCTACTGgaagaaatttcagaaaa AAAAGGTGGATTTTTTGTGGATCTCTTTGTGAGAGTATCCAATCAAGTTGCTGTAAATATGTATAAGCAACTGGGCTACAGTGTGTACCGGACAGTGTTGGAGTACTACTCTGCCAGCAGTGGGGAGCCAGATGAAGATGCCTATG ATATGAGAAAAGCTCTTTCTAGAGatacagagaagaaatcagttATACCTCTGCCTCATCCAGTGAGGCCAGAAGACATTGAGTAA
- the NAA20 gene encoding N-alpha-acetyltransferase 20 isoform X1, giving the protein MTTLRAFTCDDLFRFNNINLDPLTETYGIPFYLQYLAHWPEYFIVAEAPGGELMGYIMGKAEGSVAREEWHGHVTALSVAPEFRRLGLAAKLMELLEEISEKKGGFFVDLFVRVSNQVAVNMYKQLGYSVYRTVLEYYSASSGEPDEDAYGKYLFCPKLNGMVLMLRVPRLGCRAIIFLCETISDSC; this is encoded by the exons ATGACGACGCTCCGCGCCTTCACCTGCGACGACCTTTTCCGATTCAACAACAT CAACCTGGACCCGCTGACCGAGACC TATGGGATTCCCTTCTACCTGCAGTACCTGGCGCACTGGCCCGAGTACTTCATCGTGGCCGAGGCGCCCGGCGGGGAGCTGATGGGTTACA TCATGGGCAAAGCTGAAGGCTCCGTGGCCAGGGAAGAATGGCATGGACATGTGACCGCTCTCTCTGTTGCACCAGAATTTCGACGTCTGGGTTTGGCTGCTAAATTGATGGAGCTACTGgaagaaatttcagaaaa AAAAGGTGGATTTTTTGTGGATCTCTTTGTGAGAGTATCCAATCAAGTTGCTGTAAATATGTATAAGCAACTGGGCTACAGTGTGTACCGGACAGTGTTGGAGTACTACTCTGCCAGCAGTGGGGAGCCAGATGAAGATGCCTATGGTAAGTATTTGTTCTGCCCCAAGTTGAATGGAATGGTTCTCATGTTAAGGGTTCCTAGGCTTGGTTGTAGggctattatttttttatgtgaaaCAATTTCAGATAGTTGTTGA